ttgctttttcttgtcgCCATCTGCACTTACTTGCGTTATATCAAGTATAATTACAGCACAGCAGTATAAGTGAGAGTGGCAGGGTGCCGAGATCCAAGCAGATAGAGGACAACATCTGCAATGGCCGTACAGACACCAAAACAAAGATTGGCTAATGCCAAGTTTAACAAGAATAACGAAAAGTACAGAAAGTATGgtaagaagaaggagaGCAAAACTGACAAAACCCCACCTATGATATCTAAAACTTGGTTGGGCATTCTTCTGTTTCTCCTCGTAGGTGGCGGTGTTTTGGAACTAATCAGCTATATCCTATGAAGCGGAAGCAAATTGCATATATAAGTATACATGGAAGCAATTACGTAAATAAATAAGCGATTTTTgaatagtaataataatagtaatagCGAGCATAAGTCAGTATTACCCGCATCGTCATTTATGGATGCGAAAATAAGAGAATGTAATTCAAGTGCTGTTGTGGTTTGCCGTACTAATAGTGTGAGCATATAGATGAATGTGAAGTAGAGCCTTGCTATTGTGCACAGAAAAGCTTCGTAGACACCATTTGTTTCTCTTAACTTTCTCGAGTAGGTTCTCTGCTTTTCTTTCGTACTTATCGTATGCTAAACCGCGCACTAAATAATAGGTATGGATTTTTAATTCACCCTAGGAGGTTTGTGCATTTAAAAGATAAATCCCTAGATGGAGCATCTGTATTgtcttcaaaaaagaaccaTACGTACGAtgttccaactgatgaTCCAAGCGGTATTCTCAATGCCTCGGACATTGATAGAATTAATaatttgccatttttcGATAACATCGGTGAGACAAAAGAGGCAAATACTAAGGAAGGGGTATTGTTGAGTGAAAAATTGGCCAATGTTAAAGAATTATTTGGAGGAGATCCCGAAAATCCTTCATTTATCAATTACAGATTTCCTAGAGATCTAGGAAATCCATATATTGATATTCAATTAAATCAgctaaagaaaaaaagattgtCCGTCACACAATTATGTACCACGCAGAATTGGTGCGAATTAAGAAACTTTTATGATTTTTATTCACAGAATTTGTCTAACCAACTACtgaatttaaaatttcaagtGCAAAAAGGTAAGAAGATCCATAAATCACTGGAGGACGAGACGCATCCTGAATTAAATCAGTATAATAGTTTTACCCACGATTTCCTTGCGCTGACAAAGTTATCTATGGACATTGATGGCGAAATGGATGCCTTGTTAGACAACTGGTTTAACTCTATCAATAGGTTAATCTCCTTATTCACCAGAGGCGATGGTCATGCAAGAGAAATAGTTTGTCATGGTTTCATCAACTTACAAGACGGTAAACTAATACAGCAGTTGCTGAACAATGATAGTaagacaaaagaaaatgttatAATATCAGGTATTATTGATCATTTAACTCTTAGAAACAAGCACAGTCATCAAGTAGAGAAAGGCATGGTTCATCTTGATACGGAACATCAAAGCTGGGGTAATGTTCTCGCTGAATTGCTACTAAACTTAAAACACCTGAAATCAAATAACGAGGTTCTTATCTCTGATATTAAGACAAGGTCAGTACCAAAAACCCCATCAATTGAATCCGTTATAGAATCATCTAAATTACAGACAATGTATTAcaagttcttctttttccaccTTAGTCAAGACATGACACAAACCTACCATAGCTTTTTAATTAACGCCCAGAGAAGAGGGCTCGATGTTGATGCGCCCATAAATCCTACAAAGATTTTGACTTTAATACTAACAAACCCGCTCTTTGCTAATGATGTGAAGAACCTCCTGTATGGGCAACCGATAAATCACGTTGCTTTCGATAGTGACACCAAAGGCTCTAATACATTCGATATGACGGCATTCAATGATTTACTAGACCGAGGTCCCACATCTTTCAACGTGCCAATcgaacaagaagaagatagcTCGGAGCCGACAAAATGCATATCTTTGCGAGATTATGAATATTTCTATACAAAGTGGAAGACTCCTCTaactttgaaatatttcgCGGCAAGATTATCACAGATCTATTATATCGTGGGCAACCTCGTTTCGAATGATTTAATGattgaatattattaccaTAACGATAACTTCCACAATATCATCTTCCCATACGATCCAGTAAAACTGGAAACCCATGCTCGTGATTCTGCAATGGTTTGGTTTGGTCATAGAGATATGCATCCAATTGAACCTACccaaaaaaacttcaacaCTTATTGTAAATTTTGTGATTACAGGCACGTTTGTTCctggaaaaataaaagtaaattGAAACTTGTTGATCTGggaaaagaattaaaaaaaatcattcttGAATCAAGTATGGAGTAATATAGCTGCTGTAACAATATTCATTCTAGTCAGTAAAACTTCGTTATTTTGTGAATAAACTGACGAATCCGAAGTACCTTCATCAGTTTATTTAAAGCATAAAGCACATGAATCCTTTGTGTATTTAAACCTCATAGCTGCATCCGCATGTTTTGGAAaatcccttttttttgcctgTTTGTAAGTGAGTCAGAATTCATATGACAATTTTgattaaaatatatatattcaacTTTTATCAAGAGCATTAGATATTCGATGCGGCCTTCTCCTTCATTGGAGCCGTATAACTGCATGTTAAATTAAATCCAAAGAGAAACATATATACacttaataatttcattgtttttggATAGAGCTCCTTGATAATCAGTTACAAAACAaattatatgtatattCAATGCCATTTAAAGAGTGTGCATCttcactttttcttgaaaatccTTATCGCTATAATTGTTCCTCTTTTATAACATCAATCAACCAATCTAAACCTTCAGTAATACCTTCACCTTTAATTGCACTTGAGGCTACAATAGACCAACTTCTGTCCTTCAATTCTACAAGGTTCAGTTCTTTGGAGACTTCGCTTGCACTTAATGCACCCGGTTGATCTTGTTTATTTGCGAAAACCAGCAGTGCCGCATCTTgcaattcttcttcctgTAACATTAAATGAAGTTCCTTAGAGGCTGTGGACATACGATCTTTATCAGTCGAATCAACCACAAAAATGACTGCGGCAGTATCTGCGTAATAACATCTCCAGTAGGGCCTGATACTCGTTTGACCACCGAGATCCCAAACGTTCaatttcaagtttttaTAACTTAGCGTCTCTACATTGAAACCGATGGTTGGCTTTGTAGTGACGACTTCACCAATTTGTAAACGGTATAAGATAGTGGTTTTACCTGCACCATCTAACCCCAAAATCAATATACGCAATTCTTTGTTTGAACCCCATAGTTTGTCAAACATCGAACTGAAAATGTTACCCATCTTGATCTAAAACTCACTTTACtagaaatttcttctttaatctctttttatttttcctctGGATTTTAAGACCTTATTATTCACCGTTTCGTAAATACAAACGAACGACACAATCCTGTCCTACTCAAATGTTTCAGGAACATTCTGGCTAATATTAATCGTCGTAAATCTAACTTTCATAGGCAAAACAGttttattcaaaatttcaaattgaaaGGACTTTGTTACCCGTCCTGATTAGCGCAGTTGGTTTTGTTATTGTCATAGAAAGTATTTAACCTGCTCTTCTCAAATATCCCATAGATGgcatttttaatattattagaGTGCATCAAAAGAAGTTTGCCTTTATCGTGGTGTAGTGCTAGAAGGCGGTATAAGAGCTAAACAACCCGTTTTGTATTTAAAATAGAAGGCCACCAATTATGGCTCACCCATTAACCAGGAAATTGCTAAAGGACTGGAAGTATTTTATGCGCCATCCTGAAAAGACCCAGGGCCTTTTTCATGTAAGGCCCCATGATTCAGACTTACATCTTTGGCATGTAGTAATGTACGAGCCCAGGACTTCTTTGGAAGTTTATTTACTGCTTTATATTGGTGGAAATGACCAGGACCCATATATTATCATGAAATGTCTGTCTCCGAATTCTTGCTTTCCAATCAACAGGACAGTTTCGATGACACACTTAAACTATCTTCTATCGAAAGACTTGGGATTGCAGGATTTACTTTCCCATATATGGCAACCactttttcatattcaaGCAACAGAAGACTTACAGTATTCACCCTCAATGGTAAAATTCAACAAGGCGTGGAATAGAATTATTTACAAGGACTTTAAATCTTACTTCCCAGAACTGATAGGTACTCTGCAACCAGGTGACTATTCTATAGTAAAGAGTTATTCCAAGAACCTTAATATCAGCAATAGTAATAGTAACAGTGTTAATGAATTTATGTCGTTTTACAACTCTCAAAGTCACAACTTTCATGTACAagacaacaacaaaaatcCTTATATTAACAACAGCATAGGAAAGACTGGTATATCGTCTACTCttaataataacaacaataacaaaaagACACATGACTACAATACTATCGACTTCATGACCAGAAATCTACTTGCATGTGATGATGACAGTATTCATCCGGTAGTAAGCTCTAAAAGGTCGAGAACATCGACATGTCCAGACGAAATAAACGAGAATCGCAGTAATGAGCATTACacaaagaggaaaagaatcTAAGGGGTATAATATCTACAGGAGAgtagaatttttcttcttttatcgAGATTTTTTGCATGGACATTTGTCACagtatatatttttattcagGTATATAAATCCATTCCTTCTCACAAAAGAAGGCCTAATATTATAGGAAAACGGCATCAAAAACTTTCtgtatttatttttttaacagCCGAACGCTCCTTAGAATGACTCAGAATGGTCTTTATCATCTCGTTACCAATGAGATTAGCCTCTGGAAGCATTGGTTcaaaaaacttttgaacACTCTGAAATTgctttttgtatatatCAAAATTAGCAAAAGATACAACCGAACTCCATTCTCTAGCCGAAATAACAAATTCTAGATCATCTTTTATGAATGACTTGTCATGAAGAGCTGCATCGATTGTCTGCTCCAATAGACCAGGTTTTAAAAACAGATATTCGGACACACCCAAAAAGATTCTGAATAAAGGCGTCGAACAAATCATGTGGTCATATGGATCAATACCAAGTTGAAACCACGAATCAACAATCGCTAACAATGATAAATGCGAATTCGGCACTGGCTTGGAATTGGTGCTGTCACCAACGCTGTTTTTGGATAGCGAATACTTCTCCAGGATTGTATCATCTAGCAGTAAGAGACCGGTATGTTTTCCAAATACAAACTGCTTAGCTCTTAATAACCTATCAGTAAgttcttgttctttgtTATCTATCATTAAACTAAATAGTTCCGTTGCACTTGTGGCATATTGAAGGATTTGCTGGTGTGCACTTGGGTTTGTTATGGCTAATCCTGCGTAAACATGCCACTTGTTGGAATATATTCTTAATGATATATTAACTTTCACATTTTCTAGCCCGCCGTACCATTTGTTTACACCCAGAGTCCAAGGATaaatctttatttttgccCACGCAGAACCCATACTCAAGAAGGCAGCATGCGTCACGGCTTGTGTATCAGCAGTAATCTTGTCATGCTCTTCATATGTCAAATAAACTTGCTTACTCTTTAAACATGACATCACAGAATTAACGAACTCAAAAGACTCAGGATACTGTGATCTATAATTGATAATAACTAACGGTTGTCCTTCAGTATTAACCTTGGGTCCATGAAGAGAATGAACGGTAATAATATCACAATCCTTGGGTAAATATTGTTCGAAAGCCTCGATTTCAGGCAGCTTACAACTCGTTTGACCCCCCACAATTGTTCCAACTTTAGAAGATGGTCCATACATTGCGACAATTTTACTAATATTGGATGCCTCAACACTATAGATAATATAGTCACTTTTTCTGGACACTAAATGTCCATTTTTCACTAGTTCgaatttggaagaagcatatttttctttcagttCGTCATAATATTCTTCTCTATCACAACATATTACTTTCCATCCAGCATCTGTAAATTTATTGGCGTATAATAGGCCCATATCACCTAGACCAATTATACCAATGACTTTTGTGGCTTTCCATTGCTCGATCTTATCCTCCGGTaccatatttttcaaatggatATGGAGTCGTCCTTCCTTCGAGGGCTTTGATGTTCTTGTTACTTAGAAAACTTTTCTCgatttgaaatattctaGTATCACCTTCTTCGAAgcttattttcattaaaggcctcaaaaaaaaataaaaaatgacacATAGCTGAAGTTCTAAACTTCATACACTGATAACGCTATTTAAGTAAAACTAACAGTaattaatatttttgataaaatattaGCCATAGATAGTATAcaacaaaaggaaagcgaaaaaagaaagacatGCTATACATAAATACGGACCTCTACACCGCTTAGAGTCCTTTTTTTAAGTCGGGtttctttatcatcatcttcaacatCGCTTTTGATCTCGATATCTGCTTGTTCTTCAGTTATTACTTCATCAATAACTTCTATAGTTTTGGTGAAAACctctattttcttgttcttttgaTCTTGGAAATGGCAACCTAATGCCAGTGTCTTTTCTACAGCTTTGCCCATACCCAAAACGGTAACATAGGATGATCCGTGCCTACGGACACTTTCGAGAAACTTATTAATTCTTTTCAGCGCACTAACATATGGTGTTGTCGACTTAACGAAGATTGTTGTATGTATCTGCTTATGTGTTAGGGTCTTCAACGATGAATGCTTCCTTACTCGTTTAGTAGGATAGATTTTGGTATTCTCCTTGAGTGCCATCTTAGATGCAGACTTCACTTTCCCCTTCTCTATCCTTCAATCTTGTTGTTTATTTATGAATAATGAAGTAGCTCTCTACAAAGAGTAAAATTAAACAATTAGTCGAACGATCaattgcaagaaaaaaaatgaaaaaaaggcattttttggaaatgacATGAAAAAGACCATTTAAGTATGACCCATGGTGATCCAACCCCATTATATTAAGTTGTTTGAGATCTTCACTAATTTaatctgaaaattttggacATTATTGTTGccatttttcatattcaatTCAACAGCCTGGTATGGaagtaaagaaattatCTCCGAAACAGTACCCTTTTATGCTTCTTTTCAAGAGTTACTGGAACATCAACTTCAAGGCCAAACAGAATTGATGAAGCAAGTACAATCACTTGAAGTTGcttcttattttctctttttcttctattgaTTTTTGGTTTCGTCTAGTTGACATCGTTTTGCTAACTTTAGGGAAAGAAATGGACACAAATTCTAAAGCCAAAGTGCAGagtgaaaataaaaaggtCAAGGCGAAGTTTATACATAATCATGGGCAAAAGCCCTCTCTTATCCAAATCACACCCCCAATGATATCTAGCACTCTGTTCCACGCATATCCATTATTGCTACTATTCGACAATGCGCTAGCGAATATAATGTGGCTATCCGACGATAAATGTTTGACGTTCATTTATTTAACTAGCATATGGCTGACCAtaagtttttttatccCCATTGAAATAGAGGTGAGTTATGTTCAGCCATTTACTGAGATTTTTAGACTCTGGTTAGGCATTATAAGCGGGgcattcctttttttatcgtTCATGTATTACGTTGTTTCATTAATAACTTCATTAAGAGACACCGAGCCTCCTACGTTGGATGAGATTGTGGTGCTATTAGAGTCCGTGTTGGGCAAACTAGAGGTACTAAGAAACGAGCTAAACATTTGGAAAAAACTGAAGTTTTCATTTAATGGCGTCAATGAGAAGTGTTCCAACAAGAGGTTATTTTGCAGATTATTCCTATTGGGtacaatttttcaaattattaTCATGAGATACATATCACCAGGAGCTTATACtagattttttattatcgCTGGCTTGGTGTACCACACGACTAGTTTTCAGGCTACCTTAAGATTACTTTGGAGATTTACTCCTGTTAGAAATTTCTATTATTTGGGGatcaaaagtttcaaaatttcgaATTTGTTACCAAATCATTTAAACATGAAacatatcattattttatctCAAGAGGGAGCGATCACGGTGCCACTGGTAGAGGTGTTACCTAGATTACTCCAAGGCAAGGAGGGTGAAGACCACATCCACATTCTACAGCTTTTGCTtaatgagaaaaaagataacTTTGACAATCAAGACCTAAAAATATtagaaattgaaatacACGAAAATCAGAGAAGGTGGTATCAAAGTAAAAATTGGAGTACAAACTTGCTGCCCTATGAAAGGCAAAATTACTCCATAGAAGTTAAGAATACTGAAGGAACATTAACCATGAAAAGTTGTTTGCCAACCCATAAGcttggtgaagaagaattaccCGATAATTGGCATTGGATTAATGACGTCTGGGACGGAACTGATTGGGTATATTCTGATTCAGCATGGAGAGAAATTGGACAATACAGTTCCTCAGAAAGTTTTACCAGGTCAAGGAAATGGAAACGACGCCTCTTTCACCTGTAATAATATAGCTATAAGTCTCTAAACTGCAAAAATAATCGACTGCTTGACATTATCATTATATCGGGAATTTTCCCATATGTTGAAGcatatgaaaataaaaaacttgATAAGGTGGTGTGTAATTGTGTATGTTGTCATAAATTTCATGAAATTCTTATAACGGTTTACGTAGAAAgatttatcatttttataataaaaGATAGAATATAGGAGCAATGTATAAAGGCATATAATGAAGTACTGGTAATTCATTcaagaaacaaataaagGAATAAACAATTCAATACAAAGATTTTTTCGATTAATCAAGGTCCAtgttttcatcattgtcatcatcgttATCATCACTTGCAGCTTGTGCTCTTCTTTGTCCGGCCAATTTTTCAGCGATATCATTCGTTTTGGAAGTTTCTTGATTCGCTCTCAGTGCctgtcttttttcttcctccttcGCTACATACCTAGCTCTAATAACGTTCCCTAATGATGCCAATTCCTCATATTTAGCAATGTATTTCGCCTTGGTAGAATCGTCGCCATCCCCGTATAACCAATTTTCGGTGCTGGCCAAcatgtttttcaatttctgtttttctGCATCAGATGCAAAATCAGAGTACTCATTATCGAGCTTGGCACGAAGAGTATAAATGTACTCTTCAAGAGCATTTTTGCGATCCTCGGTTTCAGCAACCAGCTTATCCTGGTTTGttaattcattttctttttcaattagATCATTCAATTCAACTGGGTTCAGCGCAAATGTTTCCGCAGTCATACCTAGCATGTCCTTCTTAACCGTTTTAGTAACTTCCTTGAATTGAGGCTCAGCGTCCTCTGGTGCGTCTTCAGGTAAAGGTACTGGTTCTTGAACTGTAATATCTTCCATTGTGTAAGCGTTCTCGATAATGTGCAAGCCAGAAGGATCACATCTTAGCTTAACTTTTACAGGAACAAAATCTTTACCTTTAGGAACACTGACACCAGTGAATCTCCATTTAGCAATAGTTGCGGAAGAACCTTTTGGTAGTTTTGAAGGATCAGTGTATATCGCTTTCATGTGAAAGTCGCCTGTACGATGTAAAGTGATTAGTTTCGTTGATGGATATGAGGAATTAGCAGGGAAAACTTCCAAGTGATCCTCGTCGTCAACCTGCTTATCCCAAGTGTAGGACACTGAATATGGATCAAtatcttcaaatttaaatGGTCTGACCCTTAAAGTTGGCGAGTGAATGGCGCATATGAAAGCAGCTCCCTTAGCAACAGCTTCATCTTGGTTTAGAGTAGATGATAAAGGTTTACCGAAAGCATCAGATACTGACTTCTTTAAAACTGGGATACGTGTTGTACCGCCAATTATTTCTACAAAGTCAATATCATTGACGCTTAATTTAGCTTGAGTCAAGGCATTAGAAATCGGATACGTCACACGTTTCAACAGAGGTTTTACTAATTCTTCTAGTTCTTCGCGACTCAACTGAGAAGAAACATCAATGTCGTCCATAACAGATTCAACGGAGAAAGGAGCAGTAGAGTTCGCGGAGAGTacctttttcaacttttcagCAGCGATTAAAATCCTGTTGTAAGCTTTCGGATTTTTCCTAATGTCAATCTTGTACTTATCCTTAAATTGATCAGCGAAATGTTCAGTGATTGCACGATCGAAATTTCTACCACCAAAGTGCTTGTCATAAGCAGTACCTAATACTTTCATTTCGCCTTTGCGGAAAGCCATAATAGAACAGGTATAAGTAGAATGCCCAATGTCCACCAAGCCAATTATTCTCGGCTTTTCTTCAGGACCAGGCAGATCATCTTTGAAGACACCATACGAAACAGCTGCCGCAGTGACATCATTGACAATCCTTACAGGATTCAATCCTGCAATTCTAGCGGCATCAGCTATGTTATAACGTTGTTCTTCGGAATACCATACGGGCACCGCAAGACAGACATCAGTGATTGATGACTTCGTTTCCTGTTGAACAGTGTGCTTAACTTTATCGATGAACATAGCAGTTAGTTGAGTAGCTGAAAATATGTGTGTTTTACCGCCGAACTTGACTTCAGCACCAActttaccatttttcaGTTGTACTAATTTTGAAGTAAAGAATTTGTTCTCGATATCGAACTCAGGGTCTTTGAACTTCAGACCAATGATccttttcaagttttcCACAGTATTTTTAACATTGGACGTTTGCTTAGTTTTACCAGATTCACCTAAATACCTATTTCTAGGGCCAAAGCCGACCAGGGATGGCGTAGATCTGTTAGAAACTTCATTGACAACGACGTCAATACCTCTATTCCTGGCAACTGCCAGTACTGAGTTATTGTTGCCTAAATCTAAGCCGAATGGAGTGCTCATCTTATTAACTCTTTGGTTACGTCTGTTACAGgctaagaaaaaaaaaaaaaagtttttaagGATATTTCCAAAACCAATCTAAGGTTCCATAAAATCGAAATCCTCAAATGGTTGAGATCTTTGGTTTGAATGAAAAGTACCCTAATATATACCAAATTACGAAAGTGACTCCCAGTTATTGTTCCTTAAAGTTTATCGTATGAAGTGACTTTTAAAAGGGACGTTCTGGAAACGTCTACAATTTTAAAAGATGATTTACATAgttttaaaataaaaagactCAATTTTACCTTCCGTGcattcttattttttctatctAAAACCTCAGATCTTGCGGACACTGTCTTAGCCGCTTTCCTGAAGGATCATTACTAATGTTTGCCAACCAGCCGAGGAGACAAGCTTCAGTAGTGATTCTTCCCATCCAGTTTTCACAGCAGACTCTATTAATAATTTCCATTCGTCTGGAGAGAGTATCTGTAGGGAATTTAGATATAGTAGCAAGTGAAAGttcgaaattttttcatgtAAAAGATTGAAATCCCCACTTGAAGCCACATGAAataaatacttttttaattcttgatAATCTTGAGATTGCCCCATAGCTTGTCGATTGCTCCATGGAAATCCGATGGATGTAATGAATTTCGAATTTGTTTCCGCATCGCTATTAGGGAACCCATGGGTCAGCGTCACTAAAAGGTAGTCTACTGGAAATGCAGGCTTGGCATTTTCCTTTACTGTTATGCCATATTCATTTGACTTCATGTAAAATATTTCGGGTACATATCTTTCATCGGTAGTATCGTTAATGTATGCCATTGAAGGAAAGGTGGACCCGCAGATCATATCTGCAGTTACCAATGCTTCAGCTTCTGTGGACACTTGGTAGCTCGAAATATCAATTTCACCTTCCAAATTACCAGATATGACGCAAGTGACAAacttggaagaaaaaaatccttgTTCGCTATACCTACTTATATTAGGATGTCTTGATTGATGCCTAGCGGCCATGATAACTTCTAatgatgaaagaaaaaatgaatccTTATGTCTTTTACAAAAAACAGACCCATCGCCAGCTCCTGCATCAGATAAGTCTGTGAATATTAGGCCAATACGTGAAAGCCCCATTTCCTGAGCCTGTTTATCAATTTGTAGCATTTCACTCTTAACCTGTTCGACGTCCATGGTCAAACCGTCTTGCTCATCATGTTGAGGGGGTTCGTATATTGCCTCGACAACGGCCTTTATACCTAGAGGTGTGTTATCATATTTGGAGTAGGACCCGTACATATAGCCATATCTTTGCATACCTGTGTACCTCCATGCCTGAATAAATTCATTGATTATTTCACTTTTCTGAAATTCGACGTGATCAACCATTCTAAATTCTTGCTGTTGTAACGTAATTGCTGACGGTTGACATTTAGAACAAATTCCCCGAGGCCATGGTTCGTGGCCATTATGACAACGCTTATTGATTCTGAAATCTGGTTCAGTGAGGGGGGCAATGTAAGAGCTGCCGTTCTCTTTCTTAttagcattttcatttaatttcttcagaTATGAATGAAACGATATATGTTTGATCTTGTTTTTCTCATGATACTCTTTGTCCCAAGGGGGTAAAGGCGAGCAGTATTCGCACATACCCCTATCACCATGCTTGCACAATTTCGATTTTTGGCGAGGAATTAAGCCGTCTTCTTTCTCTAGTTCCTCATCTACACCAAGTTCTCTGATCTTTAGCGGACCACATTCGTGTTGACGCTTGTTCTTGTTGCCAATGTCTACGGATCCGATTCCAACATCGACATCATCTTTCTCATTAGCGGACTTGTTCGAATAGTTGAGGAGCAGCATGTCACCGTGCTTTAACCCTAAATCCGCCACTGTTCGATTAACCAGTTCGGAAACGGCATGAGTACCTTGACCGGGCTTCTCACAAACAGTGAATGTATCGACATCGGCATCGGGATCCAGATTACCCAACAACTTTTCAATTACTGTTCCGAAAAGGTCGTTTTCTTGGCAAGAAACTCTGTGTGTAccattttttgttctaAATCTGATAAGCATACTTTCTTTAGGTGAGAATCGGTGTATTTCAGCAgtttagaaaaattttcttcacaCTGCTATCCTATTTGCCACTCTTCCATCCTGTTTAATGAGGGCGTTCCTTAAATGGGTAAACGCAATCTCATTACCCGCCGAGATACGTCAAAAGTTTTAGGGACACGTCTAAAAGTT
The nucleotide sequence above comes from Saccharomyces paradoxus chromosome II, complete sequence. Encoded proteins:
- the NPL4 gene encoding nuclear protein localization protein 4 (Substrate-recruiting cofactor of the Cdc48p-Npl4p-Ufd1p segregase~similar to YBR170C) produces the protein MLIRFRTKNGTHRVSCQENDLFGTVIEKLLGNLDPDADVDTFTVCEKPGQGTHAVSELVNRTVADLGLKHGDMLLLNYSNKSANEKDDVDVGIGSVDIGNKNKRQHECGPLKIRELGVDEELEKEDGLIPRQKSKLCKHGDRGMCEYCSPLPPWDKEYHEKNKIKHISFHSYLKKLNENANKKENGSSYIAPLTEPDFRINKRCHNGHEPWPRGICSKCQPSAITLQQQEFRMVDHVEFQKSEIINEFIQAWRYTGMQRYGYMYGSYSKYDNTPLGIKAVVEAIYEPPQHDEQDGLTMDVEQVKSEMLQIDKQAQEMGLSRIGLIFTDLSDAGAGDGSVFCKRHKDSFFLSSLEVIMAARHQSRHPNISRYSEQGFFSSKFVTCVISGNLEGEIDISSYQVSTEAEALVTADMICGSTFPSMAYINDTTDERYVPEIFYMKSNEYGITVKENAKPAFPVDYLLVTLTHGFPNSDAETNSKFITSIGFPWSNRQAMGQSQDYQELKKYLFHVASSGDFNLLHEKISNFHLLLYLNSLQILSPDEWKLLIESAVKTGWEESLLKLVSSAGWQTLVMILQESG
- the SSE2 gene encoding adenyl-nucleotide exchange factor SSE2 (Member of the heat shock protein 70 (HSP70) family~similar to YBR169C), yielding MSTPFGLDLGNNNSVLAVARNRGIDVVVNEVSNRSTPSLVGFGPRNRYLGESGKTKQTSNVKNTVENLKRIIGLKFKDPEFDIENKFFTSKLVQLKNGKVGAEVKFGGKTHIFSATQLTAMFIDKVKHTVQQETKSSITDVCLAVPVWYSEEQRYNIADAARIAGLNPVRIVNDVTAAAVSYGVFKDDLPGPEEKPRIIGLVDIGHSTYTCSIMAFRKGEMKVLGTAYDKHFGGRNFDRAITEHFADQFKDKYKIDIRKNPKAYNRILIAAEKLKKVLSANSTAPFSVESVMDDIDVSSQLSREELEELVKPLLKRVTYPISNALTQAKLSVNDIDFVEIIGGTTRIPVLKKSVSDAFGKPLSSTLNQDEAVAKGAAFICAIHSPTLRVRPFKFEDIDPYSVSYTWDKQVDDEDHLEVFPANSSYPSTKLITLHRTGDFHMKAIYTDPSKLPKGSSATIAKWRFTGVSVPKGKDFVPVKVKLRCDPSGLHIIENAYTMEDITVQEPVPLPEDAPEDAEPQFKEVTKTVKKDMLGMTAETFALNPVELNDLIEKENELTNQDKLVAETEDRKNALEEYIYTLRAKLDNEYSDFASDAEKQKLKNMLASTENWLYGDGDDSTKAKYIAKYEELASLGNVIRARYVAKEEEKRQALRANQETSKTNDIAEKLAGQRRAQAASDDNDDDNDENMDLD
- the PEX32 gene encoding Pex32p (Peroxisomal integral membrane protein~similar to YBR168W), which translates into the protein MDTNSKAKVQSENKKVKAKFIHNHGQKPSLIQITPPMISSTLFHAYPLLLLFDNALANIMWLSDDKCLTFIYLTSIWLTISFFIPIEIEVSYVQPFTEIFRLWLGIISGAFLFLSFMYYVVSLITSLRDTEPPTLDEIVVLLESVLGKLEVLRNELNIWKKLKFSFNGVNEKCSNKRLFCRLFLLGTIFQIIIMRYISPGAYTRFFIIAGLVYHTTSFQATLRLLWRFTPVRNFYYLGIKSFKISNLLPNHLNMKHIIILSQEGAITVPLVEVLPRLLQGKEGEDHIHILQLLLNEKKDNFDNQDLKILEIEIHENQRRWYQSKNWSTNLLPYERQNYSIEVKNTEGTLTMKSCLPTHKLGEEELPDNWHWINDVWDGTDWVYSDSAWREIGQYSSSESFTRSRKWKRRLFHL